In Streptomyces nodosus, one DNA window encodes the following:
- a CDS encoding ribose-5-phosphate isomerase — MRVYLGSDHAGYELKNHLVDWLEAAGHEPVDCGPHIFDAQDDYPPFCLRAAERTAADPDSLGIVIGGSGNGEQIAANKVKGVRAALAWSEETASLGRQHNNANVVAVGARMHTQEEATRFVETFLNTPFSGDERHERRIGMLTAYETTGDLPPIPPHHPQA, encoded by the coding sequence ATGCGCGTGTATCTCGGCTCCGACCATGCCGGCTACGAACTGAAGAACCACCTCGTCGACTGGCTCGAGGCGGCCGGCCACGAGCCCGTCGACTGCGGGCCCCATATCTTCGACGCCCAGGACGACTACCCGCCGTTCTGCCTCCGCGCGGCGGAGCGCACGGCCGCGGACCCCGACTCCCTCGGCATCGTGATCGGCGGCTCCGGCAACGGCGAGCAGATCGCCGCGAACAAGGTGAAGGGCGTACGGGCGGCCCTCGCCTGGAGCGAGGAGACGGCGTCCCTGGGCCGGCAGCACAACAACGCCAACGTCGTCGCGGTGGGCGCGCGGATGCACACCCAGGAAGAGGCGACCAGGTTCGTCGAGACCTTCCTGAACACGCCGTTCTCGGGCGACGAGCGGCACGAGCGGCGCATCGGCATGCTGACCGCGTACGAGACCACGGGCGACCTCCCCCCGATCCCCCCGCACCACCCGCAGGCCTGA
- a CDS encoding biotin transporter BioY: protein MSTATAIARPGEVLADLLPASRVRDIALVAGGAALTGLAAQIAVPVPHSPVPVTGQTFAALLVGTSLGAGRGFLALALYALAGSAGVPWFAGGASGAGGASFGYVLGMMLAVAAVGALARRGADRSVLRTAGAMLLGEAIIYAVGVPYLAVATGMSLSAALAAGLVPFLIGDALKAALAMGLLPSVWKLVRK, encoded by the coding sequence ATGAGTACCGCCACCGCCATAGCACGCCCCGGCGAGGTCCTCGCCGACCTGCTGCCCGCATCCCGCGTCCGGGACATCGCCCTCGTGGCCGGCGGCGCCGCGCTCACCGGGCTCGCCGCGCAGATCGCGGTGCCCGTGCCGCACTCCCCGGTGCCGGTGACCGGCCAGACCTTCGCGGCGCTCCTGGTGGGCACCTCCCTCGGCGCCGGCCGCGGCTTCCTGGCCCTCGCGCTGTACGCGCTGGCCGGATCCGCCGGTGTCCCGTGGTTCGCCGGCGGTGCCTCCGGTGCCGGCGGTGCCTCCTTCGGCTATGTCCTCGGCATGATGCTCGCCGTCGCCGCCGTGGGCGCCCTCGCCCGCCGCGGAGCCGACCGCTCGGTGCTGCGCACGGCCGGTGCGATGCTGCTGGGCGAGGCGATCATCTACGCGGTCGGCGTGCCGTATCTGGCCGTCGCCACCGGCATGTCCCTGAGCGCCGCGCTCGCGGCCGGTCTGGTGCCGTTCCTGATCGGCGACGCGCTGAAGGCGGCGCTGGCGATGGGTCTGCTGCCCAGCGTCTGGAAGCTCGTCAGGAAGTGA
- a CDS encoding superoxide dismutase — translation MPVYTLPDLPYDYSALAPVISPEIIELHHDKHHAAYVKGANDTLEQLAEARDKDQWGSVNGLEKNLAFHLSGHILHSIYWHNMTGDGGGEPLAADGVGGLADAIAESFGSFANFKAQLTKAAATTQGSGWGVLAHEPLSGRLIVEQIYDHQGNVGQGSTPILVFDAWEHAFYLQYKNQKVDFIEAMWQVVDWQDVARRYEAAKSRADVLLLAP, via the coding sequence ATGCCCGTCTACACGCTGCCCGACCTGCCGTACGACTACTCCGCGCTCGCTCCCGTGATCAGCCCCGAGATCATCGAGCTGCATCACGACAAGCACCACGCGGCGTACGTCAAGGGCGCCAACGACACGCTGGAGCAGCTCGCCGAGGCACGGGACAAGGACCAGTGGGGCTCGGTCAACGGCCTGGAGAAGAACCTGGCCTTCCACCTTTCCGGCCACATCCTGCACTCGATCTACTGGCACAACATGACCGGTGACGGCGGCGGTGAGCCCCTGGCCGCCGACGGTGTGGGCGGCCTCGCGGACGCGATCGCGGAGTCCTTCGGATCGTTCGCCAATTTCAAGGCCCAGCTCACCAAGGCCGCCGCGACCACCCAGGGATCCGGCTGGGGTGTCCTCGCCCATGAGCCGCTCAGCGGACGGCTGATCGTCGAACAGATCTACGACCACCAGGGCAACGTCGGCCAGGGTTCCACCCCGATCCTGGTCTTCGACGCCTGGGAGCACGCCTTCTATCTGCAGTACAAGAACCAGAAGGTGGACTTCATCGAGGCCATGTGGCAGGTCGTCGACTGGCAGGACGTGGCACGGCGCTACGAGGCCGCCAAGTCCCGCGCCGATGTGCTGCTGCTCGCTCCCTGA